A segment of the Phalacrocorax aristotelis chromosome 5, bGulAri2.1, whole genome shotgun sequence genome:
TTCTGGTCGTGCCCCGGTCAGAGGCCACATCTCATTTTGACTGCCAGTATCACCCTGCACTGTTGAAGGGAACTGAGGCAAAGCATTTACCCATTTCTAAACACCAAGGAGCTGGTTAGTCTCTCATTTCCAGTGCTTACAAACCAATATAACCCTGTAGGGCCATAACCCCTTTGATTTCCATTAGTTTACTCCATATTGCTCCCTGGCGTCAATGAGGGGATAATCGTgccatttaatattttacttttacatGAACTGTACAATAGTTTGTGGCATTGCctcattttcttatttcacctaaggagaaatacattaaaaatgtaatcaaTCATAAGCTGTTCTTTTCATTTACGGTCAGTTAAAAACAAGTATCTTTAACTCCCTGCCACCGTGTCTTCCAAGActtgttaataaaaaaagaaaaaaatagagaaagaaaattatcagctcctttttttcacttgtatAATTGTATTAATATTTGTCTACAACATCCCAGAGCTTTTTCTGTATGCAGTGTTCATACATGGAGGAGAAAACCATATTTTTAGTAACAGGATGTTTTGTGGTTGAGCATATATTATGTTTCATGGACATTGCATGGACAATGAAAAATTGGGTTTACATTtaaggagaagaaggaaaactcTCATACAGACTGTAAAAGTGGTTTTAGGCTTGGTATCCCTGTTATGGTCTAAAACATGTGGTTCTATTTGTAGAAATCTATGAAGTAATACTTTTCTTAAAACAACATATTGTCCCATTGTAAGTTAATttttcagggaggaaaaaaaataaagggaagatGTTGTGAGCAATTCCCTTCTCATGCCTGCCATGGAAGAGCAGCCCGAGGCAGGACCTGACTTGGAGGAGAAGTGGTTGTGGTCTTTACTACCTGTAACTACCGCCTCCCATGCGGGGAATGTCTCGGGGCCTGTGGGATCCGGGGGCAGCTGAGCTCAGTCCTGTAGGTTGAGCTGTGCTCATGCCAAAAGCCGCGGGTCCCCCAGGAGCCCCATGAAGGTTCAGGTTCCATAGATGAAAGATCACCTGCATTACCCAAGCCTCATAAActtctcctgctgccccatAGAGCCCATGTTCCTGTTAATTTAACTGCCCGCCCTTACTTCCATTCACGCTGGTGGAAAGCCCACATTAATTTTATTAGGAGCTGGAGCAAGACACGAGAGTGAGgagccagctgcagccccagccccgtaGCGCCGGTACACCAGCTCAGGCTGTGTGTAACGACGCTAACCGACCCCAGCGCTCAGGGAGGATGCACTCAGaccccctttcttttccccttctctcatTTTAGTGAAGAACGCAAATTGCACGTCGGACTTTGAGGAATATTTTGCCAAAAGGAAACTGGAGGAAGGAGATGGGCATGCAGTCAGCATAGCGGAGTACCTGCAGCGCAGCGACACAGCCATTATTTACCCCGAAGCCCCTGAGGAACTGTCTCGCCTTGGCACTCCAGAGGCCAATGGGCAAGAAGAAAATGGTGAGGCTGTAATTCATTTTTAGCCAGTACCCTGACCTCGTGCAGCTGTTGCAATTATAAATGCACTACATGCCTGGGTGTTTACCTTAAAAATTGAAGAACAGCTGCAGCGGCATGGAATTTCATGAGCAAAGATTGGGGCTGTAATTTCAGTGTATTGTGATTTTTTAGTCAGCAAATTTGTATTATTTGGCGGGTGAACTGAAGAGCTGAATTTAAACgggagaaaagctgctgctttagtTGGGAGTTTGGGAAATTTTAATAGAGTTTTAATGCAACAAAAGACAGGGTAGCCGACCCACCGCTCTCCGATGCCTCGATAGATAATTGGAAAAGCGTTGGTAGGAAGGATTCGGTCAATGGCAGAAGTAACATAATGAGCTGGGGCTGGAATGCAAATCGCAGATTGATTGGGAAAAGTATTTCTTAGTTTTCCAGCCAGCGAGGTCTGCGGGAGGAGCAATGCCCATAATTAATTTCCTAGCGGGGTCCGGAGCGGGTCCTGCGCGTCTGCCGTGGGCGTGCGCGGGTGCCGGTGCCTCCCGCCACGGGTTGGAAGCCCCGTCCCTCCCTCTCGGGCAGCAGATTGCAGCGATTCCTCTCATACCATCCCGGGCAATCAGCCCATGAGCTGCCATTGATTTGCTGACCTTTTGGCCTGCctctttcccccccctccccatcctggGGTGCAGACCTGCCACCTGGAACTCCAGATGCCTTCGCCCAACTGCTGACCTGCCCCTACTGCGACCGGGGCTACAAGCGCCTGACGTCCCTCAAGGAGCACATCAAGTACCGCCACGAGAAGAACGAGGAGAACTTCTCGTGCCCTCTCTGTAACTACACGTTTGCCTACCGCACCCAGCTCGAGCGGCATATGGTGACACACAAGCCAGGGACAGATCAGGTGGGGGGCTGGCTTTAAgtgatttctttctgtaataaCCCCTTAGAGAAACGATATTGCTTTGATTGGCaatcattattaatttttcatggCATTTTGAAGATGCAGATCTTTTAATGGTAATAGCTTTAATTGAGGTCTAAATGATTTTTTGATGGTCTCTTCTAATATGATTTAATAGTCTTATGTTCACGATCGAATGAGTGTGTTAATTTCTaatttagaaattttatttgcaCTTTAACTTGACTTTAGTTTCGTTTTTATGTTCCTCAAAAAGTGAATGAAACTGTAGCATTTTAATTATACATTATTAAACATCTCAGcaattttaattccatttttcaCCTAGTTTTACTTTGCAGTGTTGCAAGTAGGAGCTCCAAGACATACTAAAAGATCCgctaatattttttcattactttttgaGTAACCTTTTCAATCACGTGAAATTATGCGTATTTTGTATAATCGTTTGTTAAACATAATTACACATTTTCAGAATAGCTCTTCCTACAGTACATATAGGCTATTATTTGTGGTTGTGCCACTAACACATGCGTGCGCTAGGATCGCGGCATCGCTATCATTTGTGTAGCCCGGCAATAAATCAAAGCAGTTTTTTCCTCAATGTGATGCATGTAATATTATCTCAGAGCTGCATTTAAGGAAATGCTGCGTATCTCAGACAGGTGACTGAGCTTCCCTAGTGCTCCTAAACAGCCCGGCGGTAGACCTGGGCCACAAAACTCTTCACATACCAGCGGAAAAACTACTCCTGTCCTCACCGGAGAATTCCTTCTGAAAACCCGCCTTATGGAGGGCTGTAATGGGAACTCAAATGGCGTGGTTAAAACTTAAATAAATAGATGTGTGCATTGTGTCAAATTATAAAGGCTTTATGccgtatttatttttcttaagaagcTGAAAATCATGATCGGCTGTATTGGTCTTGGTAGGTTTTTCTCGGCATAAGGTAAATTCAGTTAGGCAAACACACGTCTCCTGATCGCGCGATTTTTGCAATTAGCATTTTTAAGAGAACTGTATCTTTTGCTTGATCTTAAATCAATATAAATGATTCTGGAGTGGTTTCTCCTAGTCTTTCTTTCCCCACGGCTTTTCTCGTAGACAAACCTATTTTCACATGTGTAGTTTTCCTAACCTGATCCACCATAAggttccttcttttgctttgtatcATTAAAAACACCGggggaatgaaaaaaaacccacccgcCTAGATATTTATCCAACGTAACCGCCTGAAATTTCACATGCAAGAGCGCGCTGGTGCTGGCGCATTATGAATGGTAGCTTTGGTGTTGAAAAGTCCCCTCATTTGCTCATGGCATTTACAATTAGTAAATTAAAATGATTGTATCATATTAACAGTGGCACAACTAAAGTTTATAGTAGTCCTCGGAGGGCGATGGGGGGAGACAAAACAGCTGTTGCTGTTTGTTTATGCAACTCAGCAACATATGAGCGCGGGTCCCTCAATGGCGCGCGGCGGGCTGGGCTCTGCTTGATCTTTGAAGGTTGCTGCTGTTTGAACAAACCTCCCTGTGTCCCATGTAACACCATCTGTCTCGCCAGGAATGTGGGAAGAGGCAGCACACCCTCGCAGTTGTCATACCGTTTCGgcgctgccttttttttttcttttttttttttttttcttcttttttttttcccctttccccccctccctgctcctgcaatAGGCTTTTGTGTCGTGGCAGCCTGCAAAAGGCTGACCTCCTACCTTGAGCATCCAGAACGGTTGGCTGCATTATTAtgaatattattaatttttttttttttccctctccaaaTTCAAAGTCACGGGGCTTTTCTTGCTTGTTGCAATAAGGTCAGCTGCCTTTGATTATATCTTTATGCCACTTTTAACTTTCAACTTTCCCTCACCCCTTAGAAGAGCACAGGGGGAAAACATGGCACGAAAGGTAGCTCAAGTCTTCCCTGCTGCTCcgtgattttaaaaaacatttcaagcAGCAGCTCACGCCGAAGACTCAGGCTCTTCTGCTTGATAATGAATTAAATCTCACACGAAATGCCACTAACGACAGTGTTTCTGTCTTCGCTACACACGCagtaaacagaatttttaaacaaGCGGAGTCCCACATGTTCAGAATCTGCTAGGAATATTAAAAGCCACAAATCTTCTTATAAAACAGTTTCTCTCATCGTAAGATACCTTAAAGCAACACATTTCTGATGAGAGACTTAGGAAATAATTCTAAAGCAAATATCGAACGCTCATGTGAAAGTACTTTCTCATTTGTTTCGGTTTACTGccaacattttgatttttattgcaACGCTGATGAGACAAATAAATGTACATGCAGACCTTTTGGTCCGCTTGATAAATTCAAAGCcacattaattttgtttttgtttttcaagctaGAAATTCATGGTTTCTCTTGCATAAAATTCATGTCGGtatggtggtgtttttttttttttcctcctagcaCCAAATGCTGACCCAAGGAGCAGGCAATCGCAAGTTCAAATGCACTGAGTGTGGCAAGGCCTTCAAATATAAACACCATCTGAAGGAACACCTGCGAATTCACAGTGGTGAGTAGCAGAGGTGCTGGTGTGctcatttgcattttgtttaatTAGCTGAGTTTTAAAGACTGCTTAAAATTTACACAGTTCTGCTTCTGGCTTCTTGGAGCTACTAAGGTATTTCATAAGTGATATCTGAGTCAACCTCATTTATCACGCTGTTAATACCACGGTCGCGCTGAAAGATTTGGAAATAGTAAAGCTTCCTGCAAATAATATAGATTGTTTGTTCGGCAGTTTGAGTTCAGAAGCGTTCACTCATCTCTGTGCAGTCGGACCCTGAAGAGTCCATTACGTTTTCCATAACAAAAAGTCCCCCCAAGTGAAATACAGCTCGTATTCCCAGATAACGAGTAAGCGCAAAGCATCTCGTACTAAATGACTCGTGCATGTTGTCTCTCGTGCTTAGCGCAGCATTCAGGACACGAAACACCACCGGGCTCTGTCCAGGCACAAACCCCCACCAGTGCTGACGTGGAGGTCCTAACATCAGGACtcagtttctcattttcagtgaaaattcctttttatttttttgggaggggaaaaaaaaaacaaccacaaatcAAATTTGAACAGTGTGGATTTGATTTGACTCCCTTCGCCACAGGGTACTTACCTGTGACTTGCAGCGGTCACTTTGCAGCCAATGTCACACCTTGACAGCTGTCACCAGCTGGAGGCCGTGGGTCCAAACTGTCTTCAACACCCATAGAAGGAGGAGGGTAAAGCAGTGGTGGTGTGTGGCCATATTGacagaattaatattttcctcattattAGTCAGTGGTTACAGAGACGATCAGCTGGGTATCAAATGCGATCGCTTGCCATTATAGCAGCAACaatgaaaattaacatttggttttaattatcATTTTAGGTGAAAAACCGTATGAGTGTCCAAACTGCAAGAAACGTTTCTCCCATTCTGGCTCCTACAGTTCGCACATCAGCAGCAAGAAGTGTATTGGTTTAATCTCTGTAAATGGCAGAATGAGAAACAATATCAAGACGGGTTCTTCTCCTAATTCTGTATCTTCCTCTCCTACTAATTCAGCCATTACACAGCTGAGAAACAAGCTGGAGAATGGCAAACCACTTAGTATGTCTGAACAAACAGGCctactgaaaattaaaacagaaccACTAGATTTCAATGAATATAAGGTTCTTATGGCCTCACATGGGTTTAGTGCAACTAGTCCTTTTATGAATGGTGGACTTGGAGCAACCAGCCCCTTAGGAGTTCACGCTTCTGCTCAAAGTCCAATGCAGCACTTAGGTGTAGGGATGGAAGCACCATTGCTTGGGTTTCCTGCAGTAGGCAGTAATTTAAGTGAGGTGCAGAAGGTCCTACAGATTGTGGACAACACGGTTTCCCGGCAGAAAATGGACTGCAAGGCTGAAGAGATCTCCAAGTTGAAGGTTTACCATATGAAGGATTCATGCTCTCAAGCCGAGGAACAAGGAGTTACCTCCCCCAATATTCCCCCCGTGGGTCTTCCAGTAGTAAGTCATAATGGTGCCACTAAAAGTATTATTGACTATACATTAGAGAAAGTCAATGAAGCCAAAGCTTGCCTCCAGAGCTTAACCACAGACTCGAGGAGGCAGCTcaataacattaaaaaagagaagctgcGAACCCTAATAGACCTGGTAACTGAAGACAAGATGATAGAGAACCATAACGTATCCACTCCATTTTCATGCCAGTTCTGTAAAGAAAGCTTTCCTGGTCCCATTCCGTTGCATCAGCATGAGCGTTACCTGTGCAAAATGAATGAAGAAATCAAGGCAGTCCTTCAGCCGCACGAGAACATGGTTCCCAACAAACCTGGAGTGTTTGATAAGCAAACCCTCTTGCTGTCATCAGTACTTTCTGAGAAAGGAATGACTAGCCCCATCAACCCATACAAGGACCACATGTCTGTACTTAAAGCATATTATGCTATGAATATGGAACCCAACTCTGATGAACTACTGAAAATTTCCAttgctgttggccttcctcAGGAATTTGTGAAGGAATGGTTTGAACAAAGAAAAGTCTACCAGTATTCAAGTTCCAGGTCACCATCACTGGAAAGGGCCAGTGCCAAGGTGGCGCTGGCTGCCACCAACAACACTCCCACTAAAGACTCTTTGTCAGCCAGATCTCCAATAAAGCCTGTGGACTCTATAACTTCACCATCTATAGCTGAACTCCATAACAGTGTTACTAATTGTGATACTCCTCTCAGGCTAACAAAACCTCCTCATTTTACCAATATTAAACCAGTTGATAAATTGGACCACTCTAGGAGCAATACTCCGTCTCCTTTAAATCTTTCTTCCACATCTTCTAAAAACTCCCACAGTAGTTCTTACACTCCAAACAGTTTCTCTTCTGAGGAGCTTCAGGCTGAGCCTTTGGACTTGTCTTTACCAAAACAAATGAAGGAACCCAAAAGTATTATAgccacaaagaacaaaacaaaatctaatAGTGTAAATTTAGAACACAACAGTGTTTCTTCATCATCTGAAAACTCAGATGAGCCACTGAACTTGACTTTTATCAAGAAGGAGTTTTCTAATTCAAATAATCTGGATAAAAGCACTAACCCAGTATTTGGTATGAACCCATTTAGTGCCAAACCTTTATACACAACACTTCCACCACAGAGCGCATTTCCCCCAGCCACTTTTATGCCACCGGTCCAGACCAGTATTCCTGGGCTGCGACCATATCCAGGACTAGATCAGATGAGCTTCCTACCACATATGGCCTATACTTACCCAACTGGAGCAGCTACTTTTGCTGATatgcagcaaaggagaaagtACCAGCGGAAACAAGGATTTCAGGTAAATTGTTGCAACTGTTTTCTTTCGAAAGGCTAGAATTCAGTGTTTTGCGATATGTCCCCTTACAGAAGAAGCAGCCCAAAGTTATAATCAGCATTTCTGACAAAATTAGCAGGGTTGATTTTAGTCTGAACTTGCAAAAATGCAGAGGGGTAGGAAAACAACTTGAAACTACCTTAGGACCACCTCTACTTGGATTCAGAAGCAGTAGCAATACCTTTGACTAGGCATAATGcttatgtttttattctgttaagAGCTCAGTCGTTCTTTATGAGAATTGTATCTAAATAATAATGTTCATGAAAAATCCCACCCTGcaataaaataagaagaaaaggaaccTTTGTAGGGAGACTGATCTCTGCAGGGGTCCCCTCACAGTGAGCATAACTACATTTCACCATGTGGAAAAGGAGCAGTGGGAGACCTCTTGGGAAGCACCCCCACATTCGGGCGCAAAGCCGTAGCCCTCTAAGCTGAGGTCCATATGGCCTCGTAGCAGCTCTATCCCATTGAAAGGCTTCAAAGCTTCCTTCGTGTTTTCTGGGGGATTGCTGGCGCACCGTGCATGGGAAAGACACCCTCTCTTCTCATTAATGTCTGGGGGATGAGAAATGTTGACGCGTTGGTTCA
Coding sequences within it:
- the ZEB2 gene encoding zinc finger E-box-binding homeobox 2; protein product: MKQQIMADGPRCKRRKQANPRRKNVVNYENVVETGSETDEEDKLHIAEDEGAINTLDQETSPASVPNHESSPHVSQAALPREEEEDEMRESGVDHTWHNNEILQASVDGPEEMKEDYDTMGPEATIQTTGNNGTVKNANCTSDFEEYFAKRKLEEGDGHAVSIAEYLQRSDTAIIYPEAPEELSRLGTPEANGQEENDLPPGTPDAFAQLLTCPYCDRGYKRLTSLKEHIKYRHEKNEENFSCPLCNYTFAYRTQLERHMVTHKPGTDQHQMLTQGAGNRKFKCTECGKAFKYKHHLKEHLRIHSGEKPYECPNCKKRFSHSGSYSSHISSKKCIGLISVNGRMRNNIKTGSSPNSVSSSPTNSAITQLRNKLENGKPLSMSEQTGLLKIKTEPLDFNEYKVLMASHGFSATSPFMNGGLGATSPLGVHASAQSPMQHLGVGMEAPLLGFPAVGSNLSEVQKVLQIVDNTVSRQKMDCKAEEISKLKVYHMKDSCSQAEEQGVTSPNIPPVGLPVVSHNGATKSIIDYTLEKVNEAKACLQSLTTDSRRQLNNIKKEKLRTLIDLVTEDKMIENHNVSTPFSCQFCKESFPGPIPLHQHERYLCKMNEEIKAVLQPHENMVPNKPGVFDKQTLLLSSVLSEKGMTSPINPYKDHMSVLKAYYAMNMEPNSDELLKISIAVGLPQEFVKEWFEQRKVYQYSSSRSPSLERASAKVALAATNNTPTKDSLSARSPIKPVDSITSPSIAELHNSVTNCDTPLRLTKPPHFTNIKPVDKLDHSRSNTPSPLNLSSTSSKNSHSSSYTPNSFSSEELQAEPLDLSLPKQMKEPKSIIATKNKTKSNSVNLEHNSVSSSSENSDEPLNLTFIKKEFSNSNNLDKSTNPVFGMNPFSAKPLYTTLPPQSAFPPATFMPPVQTSIPGLRPYPGLDQMSFLPHMAYTYPTGAATFADMQQRRKYQRKQGFQGELLDGTPDYMSGLDDMTDSDSCLSRKKIKKTESGMYACDLCDKTFQKSSSLLRHKYEHTGKRPHQCQICKKAFKHKHHLIEHSRLHSGEKPYQCDKCGKRFSHSGSYSQHMNHRYSYCKREAEEREAAEREAREKGHLEPTELLMNRAYLQSITPQGYSDSEERESMPRDGESEKEHEKEGEDGYEKLGRQDGDEEFEEEEEESENKSMDTDPDTIRDEEETGDHSMDDSSEDGKMETKSDHEEDNMEDGM